The following coding sequences lie in one Thermoanaerobaculia bacterium genomic window:
- a CDS encoding pitrilysin family protein, whose product MKKFLAVLMLVAALPLFGLTLPKLSIESYTLDNGLTVYLYQDHSTPIVGINVNYKVGSKNEAPGGHGFAHLFEHMMFQGSKNFDDDYFNALQDVGGYVNGATNQDRTRYLEIVPSNYLERALWLEADRMGFLLDAMTQEKLDNQISVVVNEKRQNYDDAPYGKSYGEMLSILYPSDHPYSWSTIGSQEDLEASTMDDVKDFFRTYYTPSNATLCIAGDFDPAEAKRLVEKYFASLPPGTPVAYTASWVPGFDSLKRRVMKDRVNLARITMVWPTVPLYAANDAELDLLARIFGQGTTSRLYQSVLKEKGLVSDIMAYHSSGQLAGYFAVVATALPGKDLAEIEKAVLEELQILLKDGVTAEELSQAKTVYEASFVRALENVGGFGGISDQITAYDHYLGKPDMFQWDLDRYTAIDLKGIMDASRPYLTAPYGVVEVHPYGNLVAAEDTVDRSIKPEGTRAPKLQIPTPNSFTLSNGLKVLALSHTELPLASVHLILPVGSAADPGAKPGVANLTGEMLMEGTRTKTAKEIQEKLDAIGTNLSIGVDRDATIARMSSLTDNLPESLTILFDVIEDPVFPQKELDILKKQLQSQFLRMQDSMYAMASATLYHNLYTGHPYGNLTMGTPAVLETLTVDDLKAFHDAYYQPGIATLVYVGPHSPEELKSLLQPFVKSWKGKDVKLPKLDPAKAPSGKKIYLVDKPGSAQSMVVVAAPGIDRTDKDYVTATLANHLLGGYFMSRLNMNLREDKGYTYGARSRFATYRVPGPWTAGAPVQGDATVPALNEIFKEIQGFQGAIPVTQEEYDRSKNNMILSLPSQLESSSDLAYQLDDIALYNLPLDTINREYDTLKKVSLKQMLDYAKSFLGSANFQIVVVGDKEKLMDSLKAMNFGDIVLCDRLGNPIN is encoded by the coding sequence ATGAAAAAGTTTCTTGCCGTTCTCATGCTGGTAGCGGCGTTGCCGCTGTTCGGCCTGACCCTGCCCAAATTGTCCATCGAATCCTATACGCTGGACAATGGGCTTACAGTCTATCTCTACCAGGACCACTCCACGCCGATCGTTGGAATCAACGTCAACTACAAGGTGGGGTCCAAGAATGAGGCACCTGGAGGACATGGTTTTGCCCACCTCTTTGAGCACATGATGTTCCAGGGCTCGAAAAACTTTGACGATGACTACTTCAATGCGCTCCAGGACGTTGGGGGATATGTAAACGGAGCGACGAACCAGGACCGGACCCGGTACCTGGAAATCGTTCCCTCCAACTACCTGGAACGGGCCCTCTGGCTGGAAGCCGATCGGATGGGCTTTCTCCTCGATGCCATGACACAGGAGAAGCTGGACAACCAGATTTCTGTCGTTGTCAATGAAAAGAGACAGAATTACGACGATGCTCCGTATGGAAAATCCTATGGAGAAATGCTGTCCATTCTCTATCCTTCAGATCATCCCTATTCCTGGAGCACCATTGGCAGCCAGGAAGATCTTGAAGCTTCCACCATGGATGATGTAAAGGACTTTTTCCGGACCTACTACACACCCTCCAACGCGACGCTCTGCATCGCGGGAGACTTCGATCCGGCGGAAGCCAAACGCCTCGTGGAAAAGTATTTTGCTTCCCTTCCTCCGGGAACGCCTGTTGCGTACACGGCTTCCTGGGTACCCGGGTTTGACAGCCTCAAACGGCGCGTCATGAAGGACCGTGTCAACCTGGCCCGGATCACGATGGTATGGCCCACGGTCCCGCTCTATGCGGCCAATGACGCCGAGCTGGATCTGCTTGCACGCATCTTCGGTCAGGGCACGACCTCCCGGCTCTATCAGAGCGTCCTGAAGGAAAAGGGCCTCGTGTCCGACATCATGGCGTACCACAGTTCCGGACAGCTTGCGGGGTATTTTGCCGTTGTGGCCACGGCGCTTCCGGGTAAGGATCTCGCGGAGATTGAAAAGGCGGTTCTGGAAGAACTCCAGATTCTCCTGAAGGACGGAGTGACGGCTGAAGAACTTTCCCAGGCAAAGACCGTCTATGAAGCCTCCTTTGTGAGAGCCCTCGAGAACGTGGGCGGTTTTGGCGGAATCTCCGACCAGATCACGGCCTACGATCACTATCTGGGAAAACCCGACATGTTTCAGTGGGACCTGGATCGGTATACCGCCATCGATCTAAAGGGAATCATGGATGCTTCCCGTCCCTACCTGACGGCGCCCTACGGTGTGGTCGAAGTCCATCCCTACGGGAACCTGGTGGCTGCGGAAGACACCGTGGACCGTTCTATCAAGCCCGAAGGAACCAGGGCTCCCAAACTTCAAATTCCCACCCCCAATTCTTTCACGCTGAGCAACGGACTCAAGGTTCTTGCTCTCTCCCATACGGAGCTTCCCCTCGCTTCCGTACATCTGATCCTTCCCGTAGGTTCGGCTGCCGATCCGGGAGCAAAGCCCGGTGTCGCCAACCTGACCGGAGAGATGCTCATGGAAGGGACCAGGACAAAGACAGCCAAGGAGATTCAGGAAAAACTGGACGCAATCGGTACGAATCTTTCCATCGGCGTCGATCGTGATGCGACCATTGCCCGCATGTCTTCCCTCACGGACAACCTGCCTGAATCTCTTACGATTCTCTTCGATGTGATCGAGGATCCTGTCTTCCCTCAAAAGGAATTGGATATTCTCAAAAAGCAGCTCCAGTCCCAGTTCCTTCGTATGCAGGATTCGATGTATGCCATGGCCTCCGCCACTCTCTATCACAACCTGTACACCGGACACCCGTACGGCAACCTGACGATGGGAACCCCAGCAGTCCTGGAAACGCTGACGGTGGACGATCTCAAGGCCTTCCATGACGCCTACTATCAGCCCGGTATTGCGACCCTGGTCTATGTGGGCCCGCACTCACCCGAAGAGTTGAAATCTCTCCTGCAGCCCTTTGTGAAATCGTGGAAGGGGAAGGATGTCAAGCTTCCGAAGCTTGATCCGGCAAAAGCCCCTTCAGGAAAGAAGATCTATCTCGTTGACAAACCGGGCAGTGCTCAATCGATGGTCGTGGTTGCAGCCCCGGGAATTGACCGTACCGATAAAGACTATGTCACGGCCACGCTCGCAAACCATCTGCTTGGCGGATACTTCATGAGCCGGCTGAATATGAATCTCCGTGAAGATAAGGGTTACACCTATGGCGCACGGAGCCGGTTTGCCACCTATCGCGTTCCCGGTCCCTGGACGGCCGGAGCTCCGGTCCAGGGTGACGCCACCGTACCCGCCCTCAACGAGATTTTTAAGGAAATCCAGGGCTTTCAGGGAGCGATTCCCGTTACCCAGGAGGAGTACGATCGCAGTAAGAACAATATGATCCTCTCCCTGCCGTCCCAGCTGGAATCTTCTTCCGATCTTGCCTATCAGCTTGATGACATCGCGCTCTACAACCTCCCGCTCGACACGATCAACAGGGAATATGACACGCTGAAAAAGGTCTCGTTGAAGCAAATGCTGGATTATGCGAAATCCTTCCTGGGTTCCGCCAATTTCCAGATCGTGGTGGTCGGAGACAAGGAAAAGCTCATGGACAGTCTGAAAGCCATGAATTTTGGTGATATTGTCCTCTGCGACCGTCTGGGTAACCCGATCAACTGA
- a CDS encoding zinc ribbon domain-containing protein, protein MPVYEYKCRSCNHIDEHLVSMGQDPDSLVCSACGSKDMAKIFSVSNVSSGPNSMKDRPMPCQTDRPYCDPGSCCGGGGCSHD, encoded by the coding sequence GTGCCCGTTTATGAATATAAGTGCAGATCCTGCAACCATATCGATGAACACCTGGTTTCTATGGGTCAGGATCCGGATTCTCTTGTATGCTCCGCATGCGGATCGAAGGACATGGCCAAGATCTTTTCAGTTTCAAACGTGTCTTCAGGGCCGAATTCAATGAAAGACAGACCCATGCCCTGCCAGACGGACCGACCGTACTGTGATCCCGGCTCCTGCTGCGGCGGAGGAGGCTGCAGCCACGATTGA
- a CDS encoding aminotransferase class V-fold PLP-dependent enzyme, producing the protein MNDPFLSFRSLFPAYSEGVYVNHAAVAPFSTTVRETLLDYWSRRSRIPVDVYPELVELKTRFRNLMARLIGARDPGMVAFLPNTGEGLNIVARGIPWKEGDRILLNPIEFPANIYPFMNLENLGVILDWVEPVNGRILPDEIARRITPRTRLFSISHVQFSNGFRADLAEIGSLCQEQGIWFVVDGIQGVGVAPMDVDTWGVDALSAGGHKWLMWPMGTGFLYTSPRLFKTMQPAYAGWLSVKDAWNFLDYKLDLADSAERFEHGTMNFIGLVVACQVLETFLELGIAAIHERIMNLTEQLIQGTAARGMECISPGKRSERSGIVSYRIPDAEGVVQSLQKHNIWAAARSGILRFSPHCTNTPEDIEQILSILHTIRVIS; encoded by the coding sequence ATGAATGATCCATTTCTCTCTTTCCGCTCCCTCTTTCCCGCATACAGCGAAGGCGTGTATGTCAACCACGCAGCGGTCGCGCCCTTCTCCACCACCGTACGTGAAACTCTTCTGGATTACTGGAGCAGACGGTCCCGAATTCCTGTCGATGTCTATCCTGAGCTTGTCGAGCTTAAAACGCGTTTTCGAAACCTTATGGCCCGCCTTATCGGTGCACGCGATCCGGGTATGGTGGCCTTTCTTCCCAATACCGGGGAGGGCCTGAATATTGTTGCCCGCGGCATTCCATGGAAGGAAGGAGACAGGATTCTTCTCAATCCAATTGAATTTCCGGCGAACATCTATCCGTTCATGAACCTTGAAAATCTTGGCGTGATTCTTGACTGGGTGGAACCGGTAAACGGTCGTATCCTTCCGGACGAAATCGCACGAAGGATTACACCCCGAACCCGTCTGTTCTCCATCAGCCATGTTCAGTTTTCCAACGGGTTTCGTGCAGATCTGGCAGAGATCGGATCCCTGTGCCAGGAGCAGGGAATCTGGTTTGTTGTGGACGGAATCCAGGGTGTTGGTGTAGCCCCGATGGACGTCGACACGTGGGGAGTTGACGCCCTCTCCGCCGGTGGACACAAGTGGCTGATGTGGCCCATGGGTACGGGTTTTCTCTATACGTCCCCCCGTCTTTTCAAAACCATGCAGCCCGCGTACGCGGGCTGGCTCTCCGTGAAGGATGCATGGAATTTCCTGGATTACAAGCTCGACCTGGCAGATTCGGCGGAGCGGTTTGAACATGGGACCATGAACTTTATCGGCCTGGTTGTCGCGTGTCAGGTTCTGGAAACCTTTCTCGAACTTGGAATCGCAGCAATTCATGAGCGCATCATGAACCTGACCGAACAGTTAATCCAGGGCACAGCGGCACGGGGAATGGAGTGTATCTCCCCCGGGAAACGATCGGAACGTTCCGGTATCGTTTCGTACCGGATCCCCGATGCGGAAGGCGTGGTTCAATCTCTGCAGAAGCACAATATCTGGGCCGCGGCCCGATCCGGTATCCTGCGGTTTTCCCCCCATTGTACGAACACTCCGGAAGATATCGAACAGATCTTATCCATCCTTCACACCATTCGCGTGATCTCATGA
- a CDS encoding chloride channel protein: MRTSMIHSSIPDPAAVKRSRNRLRALGMTDHLSLVIVAVVIGSLSGIGAILLRLAIGGFQVLFFSRAHPEMEFLQAMPWFMKMLIPATGGLVVGFIIQYIASEVKGHGVPEVMEALARKGGIIRARIVAAKIVGSAICIGSGGSTGREGPIVQTGAAIGSTIGQILKISGSRMRTLVGCGAAAGIAAAFNAPIAGALFALEVVLGDFAVAQFSPIVISSVTATIISRYYFGNMPAFEIPSYDLVSAFEMIPYALLGILAGLAGILFIRLLYGVENLFDHSRIPPVLKPAIGGLLLGVVALWFPHIYGVGYETMDHALEGYFGGWLLLAIFFAKIVATSLTLGSGGSGGIFAPSLFMGSMLGGFLGTFVHHLFPHLTAGHGAYALVGMGAMVAATIHAPITSIIIIFELTNDYSIILPLMASCILATLISTRLHPLSIYTMKLARRGIDLQEGKDINIFRNLKVGETMDEAPVTVNRGEPFETIARHFLAGGIRSLFVIDREDRLVGIIPFDHLRQSLPEWQDLEAILVADDVMVEPSAMLTKEDTLDRAVRFFARTAEEELPVVDEDGVLVGVVSRNRAISAYHRELLKEDLALDMREGLTEAIQSSQYRLSGHFVLASFPVPRPFIGKSLIQLQIRSRFNVEVVLIKDAEGNEILPEASHRFHSGETICVVGEKSLVEDVKRL; encoded by the coding sequence ATGCGTACCTCCATGATCCATTCTTCGATTCCCGACCCTGCCGCGGTCAAACGATCCCGCAATCGTCTTCGTGCCCTGGGCATGACGGACCACCTTTCGCTTGTGATCGTTGCCGTTGTGATCGGTTCCCTGAGCGGAATCGGGGCCATCCTCCTCCGGCTGGCCATTGGAGGTTTCCAGGTTCTCTTCTTCAGCCGGGCTCACCCGGAAATGGAGTTCCTCCAGGCCATGCCATGGTTCATGAAGATGCTGATCCCGGCCACGGGCGGACTCGTGGTCGGTTTTATCATTCAGTACATTGCTTCGGAGGTGAAGGGGCACGGTGTCCCTGAAGTCATGGAGGCCCTGGCACGTAAGGGAGGAATCATCCGGGCCCGGATTGTTGCGGCCAAAATTGTGGGGTCGGCGATCTGTATCGGTTCGGGGGGGTCAACGGGACGTGAAGGCCCGATTGTCCAGACCGGAGCCGCGATTGGATCCACCATTGGTCAGATTTTGAAGATTTCCGGATCGAGGATGCGGACACTGGTTGGATGCGGTGCCGCAGCGGGAATTGCCGCGGCCTTTAATGCTCCGATCGCGGGGGCTCTCTTTGCCCTGGAGGTTGTTCTGGGAGATTTTGCCGTAGCACAATTTTCCCCGATCGTCATTTCGTCGGTGACAGCCACGATCATTTCACGGTACTACTTCGGAAACATGCCTGCCTTTGAAATCCCTTCATATGATCTCGTTTCGGCCTTTGAGATGATTCCCTATGCCCTCCTGGGAATTCTTGCGGGCCTGGCCGGTATCCTTTTTATTCGATTGCTCTACGGAGTTGAAAACCTCTTTGACCATTCCCGGATTCCTCCGGTTCTCAAACCGGCCATCGGAGGCCTTCTCCTGGGTGTGGTGGCCCTGTGGTTTCCCCATATCTATGGTGTGGGATACGAGACAATGGACCATGCGCTGGAAGGATATTTCGGCGGGTGGCTTCTGCTGGCCATCTTTTTTGCCAAGATCGTGGCCACCTCACTTACGCTGGGGTCGGGAGGATCAGGGGGGATCTTTGCGCCTTCCCTCTTCATGGGGTCGATGCTAGGGGGATTTCTGGGCACCTTCGTTCACCACCTCTTTCCTCACCTGACCGCCGGACATGGAGCCTATGCCCTTGTGGGTATGGGAGCCATGGTCGCGGCAACCATACATGCTCCGATAACATCCATCATCATCATCTTTGAGCTGACGAACGATTACTCCATTATCCTTCCTCTCATGGCATCCTGCATCCTGGCTACGCTGATATCCACGCGGCTTCATCCCCTGAGTATTTACACGATGAAGCTTGCCCGCAGGGGGATCGACCTGCAGGAAGGAAAGGATATCAATATCTTTCGAAACCTGAAAGTTGGGGAAACGATGGACGAAGCACCGGTAACTGTCAACCGAGGAGAACCCTTTGAAACGATTGCCCGTCATTTTCTCGCCGGAGGAATTCGTTCCCTTTTTGTAATCGATCGTGAGGATCGTCTGGTCGGGATCATTCCCTTTGACCACCTTCGCCAGAGCCTTCCCGAGTGGCAGGATCTTGAAGCCATCCTGGTTGCGGATGATGTCATGGTTGAACCTTCTGCAATGTTAACGAAAGAGGATACCCTGGACCGGGCGGTGCGATTTTTTGCCCGAACAGCGGAAGAAGAGCTTCCTGTTGTGGATGAAGACGGTGTTCTCGTGGGTGTTGTTTCCCGGAACCGCGCCATCAGCGCCTATCACCGGGAGCTTCTCAAGGAAGACCTTGCCCTCGATATGCGGGAAGGACTGACGGAAGCCATTCAGTCCAGTCAATACCGGCTGTCGGGGCACTTCGTTCTGGCTTCCTTTCCCGTTCCCCGTCCCTTTATTGGAAAGAGTCTGATTCAACTTCAGATCCGTTCACGGTTCAATGTGGAAGTGGTCCTGATTAAGGATGCCGAGGGAAACGAGATTCTGCCGGAAGCGTCCCACAGGTTTCATTCGGGGGAGACGATCTGTGTTGTCGGAGAAAAGAGCCTCGTGGAAGATGTGAAAAGGCTCTGA
- a CDS encoding rubrerythrin family protein — MKTMVNNSIKDAFAGESQAHMKYLLFSEIAGKEGFPNVARLFKAIAFAEQVHAFNHARKLGMGGTTGDNLQAGIDGETFEVEEMYPAYDAMAKSLDDKEALRTIFYALEAEKVHAVMYQDARERVLEGKDIDGQAVHVCSVCGYTHIGEPPDCCPVCKVPRTRFQIFA, encoded by the coding sequence ATGAAGACCATGGTCAACAATTCCATCAAGGATGCCTTTGCCGGTGAATCCCAGGCTCACATGAAATATCTTCTCTTCTCCGAAATAGCCGGGAAGGAAGGATTCCCCAATGTGGCGCGTCTCTTTAAGGCGATTGCCTTTGCAGAACAGGTCCATGCCTTTAACCATGCACGGAAGCTGGGCATGGGCGGAACAACCGGAGATAATCTCCAGGCCGGTATCGATGGAGAGACCTTTGAAGTCGAAGAAATGTATCCGGCCTATGACGCCATGGCCAAATCCCTGGATGATAAGGAAGCCCTTCGTACGATCTTCTATGCTCTGGAAGCGGAAAAGGTTCACGCCGTCATGTATCAGGACGCCCGGGAGAGAGTCCTGGAAGGTAAGGATATCGATGGACAGGCTGTTCACGTCTGTTCGGTCTGCGGTTATACACACATTGGGGAACCCCCGGATTGTTGCCCCGTCTGTAAGGTCCCCAGGACACGCTTTCAGATTTTTGCATGA
- a CDS encoding DUF4126 domain-containing protein yields the protein MEASLSVLLAVGLSAACGFRVFVPLLVVSLAMKTGHLTLAPGFEWIGSWPALLAFGIATLLEIAAYFIPWLDNLLDTIATPAAIVAGIVVASSVIQDMDPFLKWTLAVIAGGGAAGMVQGWTTVTRAASTLTTGGAGNPIFSALETGGSILLSFLAILIPVAAGIVVLGILIMTARIFRRRAPSSIGR from the coding sequence TTGGAAGCTTCCTTAAGCGTTCTTCTTGCTGTTGGTCTTTCCGCAGCCTGCGGATTTCGGGTATTTGTTCCCCTTCTGGTTGTCAGCCTTGCCATGAAAACGGGACACCTCACGCTGGCGCCGGGATTCGAATGGATTGGGTCCTGGCCTGCCCTTCTTGCCTTCGGGATCGCGACGCTTCTTGAGATTGCCGCCTATTTCATTCCCTGGCTGGACAACCTCCTGGATACAATTGCAACGCCGGCAGCCATTGTGGCTGGAATCGTTGTCGCGTCTTCCGTTATTCAGGATATGGATCCCTTCCTGAAGTGGACCCTTGCGGTCATTGCGGGAGGAGGCGCTGCGGGAATGGTTCAGGGATGGACAACCGTAACGCGGGCCGCATCAACTCTGACAACAGGCGGAGCGGGGAACCCCATTTTCTCGGCACTGGAAACCGGGGGAAGCATCCTTCTATCATTCCTTGCAATCCTGATTCCGGTTGCTGCCGGGATTGTCGTACTGGGCATCCTGATTATGACCGCCCGGATCTTCAGGAGACGGGCTCCATCCTCTATCGGGAGGTGA
- a CDS encoding PhzF family phenazine biosynthesis protein: MEWITIFQVDAFTDEPFRGNPAGVCFLETERGEDWMQAVAREMNLSETAFLVPQDDGYRLRWFTPAAEVDLCGHATLASAHALRETGRASEDAELHFHTLSGLLTARRTGKTIELNFPSEPPSACSLPAGMAEALGVDPIWTGANRIDFLVEIKDAEELSRIQPDFRALKALTSRGVMVTCRSDREGFDFLSRFFAPAVGVDEDPVTGSAHCCLGPYWKEKTGRNIFTAFQASSRGGTVRVRVLDDRVILGGMAVTVLKGEVLCPKK, translated from the coding sequence GTGGAATGGATAACGATTTTCCAGGTTGATGCTTTTACCGATGAACCCTTTCGAGGCAATCCGGCGGGAGTCTGTTTTCTGGAGACAGAACGGGGGGAGGACTGGATGCAGGCAGTCGCACGGGAAATGAACCTGTCGGAGACAGCCTTCCTGGTTCCTCAGGATGACGGCTACCGTCTTCGATGGTTCACTCCGGCAGCAGAAGTCGACCTCTGCGGCCACGCCACGCTGGCGAGCGCCCATGCCCTCAGGGAAACGGGACGCGCTTCCGAGGATGCCGAACTGCATTTCCATACCTTAAGCGGGCTTCTCACTGCCCGCCGGACGGGAAAGACCATCGAATTAAACTTTCCATCCGAACCTCCGTCGGCCTGCAGCCTTCCCGCCGGGATGGCGGAGGCACTGGGGGTCGATCCGATCTGGACCGGCGCCAACCGCATCGACTTCCTGGTTGAAATTAAGGACGCGGAAGAACTGAGCAGGATCCAGCCCGACTTCCGGGCATTAAAGGCTCTCACATCCCGGGGGGTCATGGTGACCTGTCGCTCCGATCGTGAAGGATTTGATTTTCTTTCGCGCTTCTTTGCTCCTGCCGTGGGAGTGGATGAGGATCCGGTAACCGGTTCCGCTCACTGCTGTCTCGGACCCTACTGGAAGGAGAAGACGGGCCGGAACATCTTTACGGCCTTCCAGGCCTCCTCCAGGGGAGGAACGGTTCGAGTCAGGGTTCTCGATGATCGTGTGATCCTCGGAGGAATGGCCGTAACGGTCTTGAAGGGGGAAGTCCTGTGTCCGAAGAAATGA